Proteins from one Candidatus Binatus sp. genomic window:
- the argF gene encoding ornithine carbamoyltransferase, with translation MKRDLLDLSSLSPAELVGLLALGARLKAELKIGLEHPYLRGKTLAMVFQKPSLRTRITFETGMAQLGGHAIYLAPNDIGIGERESVKDVARNISRSVDLIMIRTFSHETAVELAREATVPVINGLTDLLHPCQLLADLMTLQEHFGRDLRKVRVAFVGDGFNLAQSWIEAASIAGFELRLACPKGYEPEQAFMKRLRGEEIGTLTDDPAEAVKDADVVYTDTWTSMGREKEAAQRRRDFKRFQVNDALLKNARKGAIVMHCLPAHRGEEITDAVIDGPRSVVLDQAENRLHAQKAVMVWLIRPEILQTSPSPE, from the coding sequence CGCGATTTGCTCGATCTCAGTTCGCTCTCGCCGGCTGAACTCGTCGGACTGCTCGCGCTTGGCGCGCGGCTGAAGGCCGAGCTCAAGATCGGACTCGAGCATCCGTACCTGCGCGGCAAGACACTCGCGATGGTGTTTCAGAAGCCGTCGCTGCGGACGCGAATCACGTTCGAGACCGGCATGGCGCAGCTTGGCGGGCATGCGATTTATCTGGCGCCGAATGATATAGGTATCGGGGAGCGCGAATCGGTCAAGGACGTCGCGCGGAACATTTCGCGGTCGGTGGATTTGATCATGATTCGCACCTTCTCGCACGAGACCGCGGTTGAGCTTGCGCGCGAGGCCACCGTGCCGGTCATCAACGGGCTCACCGATTTGCTTCATCCGTGCCAGTTGCTCGCCGATCTGATGACGCTGCAGGAACACTTCGGGCGCGATCTCAGGAAGGTCCGCGTCGCATTTGTGGGTGATGGATTCAACCTCGCACAGAGCTGGATCGAGGCGGCCTCGATCGCAGGTTTCGAGCTGCGGCTGGCTTGCCCGAAGGGCTACGAGCCCGAGCAGGCGTTCATGAAGCGCCTGCGCGGCGAGGAGATCGGCACGCTCACCGACGATCCTGCCGAGGCGGTAAAGGACGCGGACGTCGTTTACACCGACACCTGGACTTCGATGGGCCGTGAGAAAGAAGCGGCGCAGCGCCGGCGCGACTTCAAGCGGTTCCAGGTCAACGACGCGCTGCTGAAGAATGCGCGCAAGGGCGCGATCGTAATGCATTGCCTGCCGGCGCATCGCGGCGAGGAAATTACCGACGCCGTGATCGACGGGCCGCGCTCGGTCGTGCTTGATCAAGCCGAGAACCGGCTGCATGCGCAGAAGGCGGTGATGGTCTGGCTGATCCGTCCTGAAATTTTGCAGACTTCGCCGTCGCCGGAGTGA